The DNA window ATCCGCCTGTCCGAGCTGGTGGTCTTCGAGACCACCGAGTCCCGTGAGCTGGCCGACTGACGGCAGCGGCAACGAGCTGAACACACCGGTGGCCCGGGTCCGTCTGGACCCGGGCCACCGTGTGTCCGGCCCGGGGGCCGGCATCGACTCCGATCCGGGATCAGGAGTTGGGGCGCTTGCCGTGGTTGGCGCCGCTCTTCTTACGGGCCTTCTTCTTGCGGGCCTTCTTCGCCATGCTCTGCCTCCTTGTAGCTGGTCACGGTCCGGCCGCGGACGAGCGCGGCGGAGGTCGCGTGCCGGTTCCCGGGCGCCGGGAGCCGACCGCGCTGATGCTAGTGCCGACGCGGGTCGCGGGGGACCGGCGGGGGCGGAACCGGCGTGCCGGGCGCGCTGTGCCGGAGCGTGAGCGGGCTCATGATTGGATACCGTTCGCAGCAACAGCGGTGGAGAGGGAGGGCCCGGAGATGGCCGAGGAGATCCGCGCCGAGATGGTGGCGAACGTCTGGAAGGTCGTCGCGTCGGCCGGGGACA is part of the Micromonospora halotolerans genome and encodes:
- a CDS encoding 50S ribosomal protein bL37 encodes the protein MAKKARKKKARKKSGANHGKRPNS